From the Balearica regulorum gibbericeps isolate bBalReg1 chromosome 4, bBalReg1.pri, whole genome shotgun sequence genome, one window contains:
- the EREG gene encoding proepiregulin has translation MDAGCLRARSLLLFLGYLLQAVLGTTVIPLCGPGEMDNCTTALIQTENSPRVAQVGITRCKPEMKDYCFHGQCVYIVDLDEHYCRCDVGFSGVRCVHSELVRQPLSKEYVALTVIVVLLFLTAISIASYYICRRYRSKKRRTNANEYKEVGAL, from the exons ATGGACGCCGGCTGTCTGCGGGCCCGCAGCCTGCTGCTCTTCCTCG GTTACCTATTGCAAGCAGTCCTGGGCACAACTGTCATCCCATTGTGTGGGCCTGGTGAAATGGACAACTGCACAACAGCACTAA TCCAGACAGAGAACAGCCCACGTGTGGCTCAAGTGGGGATAACGAGATGTAAGCCTGAAATGAAGGACTACTGCTTCCACGGCCAGTGTGTGTACATAGTGGACTTGGATGAGCACTACTGCAG GTGTGACGTAGGCTTCTCTGGAGTCCGATGTGTGCATTCAGAACTCGTCAGACAGCCCCTCAGTAAGGAGTATGTGGCGCTGACAGTTATCGTAGTTCTGCTTTTCCTCACCGCCATCTCTATTGCAAGCTACTACATCTGCAGAAG GTACAGAAGCAAGAAGAGACGAACGAACGCCAACGAATACAAGGAAGTTGGTGCCCTGTAG